A single genomic interval of Rhea pennata isolate bPtePen1 chromosome 5, bPtePen1.pri, whole genome shotgun sequence harbors:
- the BAG5 gene encoding BAG family molecular chaperone regulator 5 isoform X1 produces MPRLCRGVTRRPPCTPAGAGGRGVEQQGGGRKPPAEWRSSLETGCKKRMDMGNQHPSVKRLHEIQKEVKEIEPQVVVFSGLPTDKDYKKLERTLTKQLFEIDSVDTEGKGDIQQARKRAAQETERLLKELEQNANHPRRLEIEAIFREAQLLVEREITPFYKGGNCISDEFEEGIQDIILRLTQVKTGGKISLRKARYRTLTKVCAVQEIIESCVKQQLSLPLSNDAHPSVSKINSVMCDVNKARGTLIALLMGVSSNDTCRHLSCVLTGLIADLDALDVCGRTEIRNYRKEVVEEINKLQKYLDLEEEANSTHAYDLAQNQSILKIEEIRKKMKEVNSLLLKTENASDLYLRAKAELQGLIAQLDEVSPGKNPCIREARRRAVIEVQTLITYIDLKEALEKRQMYPEQTAAEHQSHKAVWSVLGNLSQIQQEVISFDGNRTDKNYMRLEELLTKQLLALDAVDPQGDERVKAARKQAVKLAQNILYYLDMKTDEWEY; encoded by the exons ATGCCCCGGTTGTGTCGTGGCGTAACTCGGCGTCCCCCGTGCACGCCAGCGGGAGCGGGTGGGAGAGGCGTGGAACAGCAGGGGGGCGGCCGTAAACCGCCCGCCGAGTGGCGGAG ttcccTTGAAACTGGATGCAAGAAGAGAATGGATATGGGTAACCAACACCCGTCCGTAAAACGGTTGCATGAAATACAGAAGGAAGTCAAAGAGATCGAGCCGCAAGTCGTCGTCTTCAGTGGTTTGCCTACTGACAAAGATTATAAGAAATTGGAAAGAACTCTCACTAAGCAGCTTTTTGAAATAGATTCTGTAGACACTGAAGGGAAAGGGGATATTCAGCAAGCCAGAAAGCGTGCGGCTCAGGAAACAGAGAGGCTACTCAAGGAACTGGAACAAAATGCAAACCATCCACGCAGACTGGAAATAGAAGCTATCTTCAGGGAAGCACAGCTGCTTGTGGAGCGTGAGATTACACCTTTTTACAAAGGAGGAAACTGTATAAGTGATGAGTTTGAAGAAGGTATTCAGGACATAATACTGAGGCTTACTCAGGTGAAAACTGGAGGGAAAATTTCTTTACGCAAAGCAAGATACCGCACTCTGACGAAAGTATGCGCTGTTCAGGAGATCATAGAAAGCTGTGTAAAGCAGCAActgtccctgccactctctAATGATGCACATCCTTCAGTCTCCAAAATTAACTCTGTAATGTGTGATGTGAACAAAGCTAGAGGAACTCTTATTGCGCTTCTAATGGGAGTGAGTAGTAATGATACCTGCAGGCATTTATCCTGTGTGCTTACAGGCTTGATTGCTGATTTGGATGCTTTAGATGTCTGTGGTCGCACGGAaataagaaattacagaaaggaAGTAGTTGAAGAGATcaataaactgcaaaaatatctgGATTTGGAAGAGGAAGCAAATTCTACTCATGCTTATGATTTGGCACAAAATCAGTCCAttctgaaaatagaagaaatccgcaagaaaatgaaggaagttaactctttacttttaaaaacagagaatgcTTCCGACTTGTATTTGAGAGCCAAGGCAGAACTGCAAGGATTAATTGCCCAATTAGATGAAGTCAGTCCAGGGAAAAACCCCTGTATTAGAGAAGCCAGGAGAAGAGCGGTAATAGAAGTGCAAACTCTCATAACGTATATTGATTTAAAGGAAGCActtgaaaaaaggcaaatgtatCCTGAGCAAACTGCTGCTGAACATCAGTCTCATAAAGCAGTTTGGAGTGTTCTTGGAAACTTGTCTCAAATTCAGCAGGAGGTGATTTCATTTGATGGAAACAGAACGGATAAAAATTACATGAGACTGGAAGAGCTTCTTACAAAGCAACTTTTAGCACTTGATGCTGTTGATCCGCAAGGCGATGAGCGGGTTAAGGCTGCCAGAAAGCAAGCAGTAAAGCTTGCACAGAATATTCTGTACTATCTGGACATGAAAACAGATGAATGGGAGTATTGA
- the BAG5 gene encoding BAG family molecular chaperone regulator 5 isoform X2, translated as MDMGNQHPSVKRLHEIQKEVKEIEPQVVVFSGLPTDKDYKKLERTLTKQLFEIDSVDTEGKGDIQQARKRAAQETERLLKELEQNANHPRRLEIEAIFREAQLLVEREITPFYKGGNCISDEFEEGIQDIILRLTQVKTGGKISLRKARYRTLTKVCAVQEIIESCVKQQLSLPLSNDAHPSVSKINSVMCDVNKARGTLIALLMGVSSNDTCRHLSCVLTGLIADLDALDVCGRTEIRNYRKEVVEEINKLQKYLDLEEEANSTHAYDLAQNQSILKIEEIRKKMKEVNSLLLKTENASDLYLRAKAELQGLIAQLDEVSPGKNPCIREARRRAVIEVQTLITYIDLKEALEKRQMYPEQTAAEHQSHKAVWSVLGNLSQIQQEVISFDGNRTDKNYMRLEELLTKQLLALDAVDPQGDERVKAARKQAVKLAQNILYYLDMKTDEWEY; from the coding sequence ATGGATATGGGTAACCAACACCCGTCCGTAAAACGGTTGCATGAAATACAGAAGGAAGTCAAAGAGATCGAGCCGCAAGTCGTCGTCTTCAGTGGTTTGCCTACTGACAAAGATTATAAGAAATTGGAAAGAACTCTCACTAAGCAGCTTTTTGAAATAGATTCTGTAGACACTGAAGGGAAAGGGGATATTCAGCAAGCCAGAAAGCGTGCGGCTCAGGAAACAGAGAGGCTACTCAAGGAACTGGAACAAAATGCAAACCATCCACGCAGACTGGAAATAGAAGCTATCTTCAGGGAAGCACAGCTGCTTGTGGAGCGTGAGATTACACCTTTTTACAAAGGAGGAAACTGTATAAGTGATGAGTTTGAAGAAGGTATTCAGGACATAATACTGAGGCTTACTCAGGTGAAAACTGGAGGGAAAATTTCTTTACGCAAAGCAAGATACCGCACTCTGACGAAAGTATGCGCTGTTCAGGAGATCATAGAAAGCTGTGTAAAGCAGCAActgtccctgccactctctAATGATGCACATCCTTCAGTCTCCAAAATTAACTCTGTAATGTGTGATGTGAACAAAGCTAGAGGAACTCTTATTGCGCTTCTAATGGGAGTGAGTAGTAATGATACCTGCAGGCATTTATCCTGTGTGCTTACAGGCTTGATTGCTGATTTGGATGCTTTAGATGTCTGTGGTCGCACGGAaataagaaattacagaaaggaAGTAGTTGAAGAGATcaataaactgcaaaaatatctgGATTTGGAAGAGGAAGCAAATTCTACTCATGCTTATGATTTGGCACAAAATCAGTCCAttctgaaaatagaagaaatccgcaagaaaatgaaggaagttaactctttacttttaaaaacagagaatgcTTCCGACTTGTATTTGAGAGCCAAGGCAGAACTGCAAGGATTAATTGCCCAATTAGATGAAGTCAGTCCAGGGAAAAACCCCTGTATTAGAGAAGCCAGGAGAAGAGCGGTAATAGAAGTGCAAACTCTCATAACGTATATTGATTTAAAGGAAGCActtgaaaaaaggcaaatgtatCCTGAGCAAACTGCTGCTGAACATCAGTCTCATAAAGCAGTTTGGAGTGTTCTTGGAAACTTGTCTCAAATTCAGCAGGAGGTGATTTCATTTGATGGAAACAGAACGGATAAAAATTACATGAGACTGGAAGAGCTTCTTACAAAGCAACTTTTAGCACTTGATGCTGTTGATCCGCAAGGCGATGAGCGGGTTAAGGCTGCCAGAAAGCAAGCAGTAAAGCTTGCACAGAATATTCTGTACTATCTGGACATGAAAACAGATGAATGGGAGTATTGA
- the LOC134141467 gene encoding cytochrome c oxidase assembly factor 8, producing the protein MGRRRRRTGPGRCLSAAGGGGGGCGGPAAEQPESGVDPGSRFCPPAHSRHDWIGPPDRHSNLRPVVFHVPRNESLLEQRLRELRQETQAWNQRFWARQNQSFQQEKEEFIYSRLKAKGLKVRDERGQKATLNAEEMADFYKDFLSKNFRKHMDYNRDWYKRNFTITFLMGQVALKRALKWLRWKNKNIGD; encoded by the exons atgggccgccgccgccgccgaaccggccccgg ccgctgcctctccgcggccggcggcggcggcggcggctgcggcgggccGGCGGCTGAGCAGCCAGAGAGCGGGGTAGATCCG GGCTCGCGGTTCTGCCCGCCGGCGCATTCGCGTCACGACTGGATCGGCCCGCCCGACAGGCACTCCAACCTGCGGCCCGTGGTCTTCCACGTTCCCCGGAACGAGTCGCTGCTGGAGCAGCGCCTTCGGGAGCTGCGGCAGGAGACCCAGGCGTGGAACCAGCGGTTCTGGGCCCGTCAGAACCAGTCCTTCCAGCAG gaaaaagaagaatttatttattcaagaCTGAAAGCCAAGGGTCTGAAAGTGAGAGATGAAAGAG gtCAAAAAGCAACGCTGAATGCAGAAGAAATGGCTGACTTCTACAAGGATTTCTTAAGtaaaaattttagaaagcatATGGATTATAACAG AGATTGGTATAAACGTAACTTTACTATCACGTTCCTTATGGGACAAGTAGCCCTGAAGAGAGCTCTGAAGTGGCTTcgctggaaaaataaaaatattggagATTAG